A section of the Saccopteryx leptura isolate mSacLep1 chromosome 4, mSacLep1_pri_phased_curated, whole genome shotgun sequence genome encodes:
- the FIS1 gene encoding mitochondrial fission 1 protein produces MEAVLNELVSVDDLLKFEKKFQSEKAAGSVSKSTQFEYAWCLVRSKYNDDIRKGIALLEELLPKGSKEEQRDYVFYLAVGNYRLKEYEKALKYVRGLLQTEPQNNQARELERLIDKAMKKDGLVGMAIVGGMALGVAGLAGLIGLAVSKSKS; encoded by the exons ATGGAGGCCGTGCTAAACGAGCTGGTGTCTGTGGACGACCTGCTG AAGtttgaaaagaaatttcagtctgAGAAGGCAGCAGGCTCGGTGTCCAAGAGCACGCAGTTTGAGTATGCCTGGTGCTTGGTGCGAAGCAAGTACAACGATGACATCCGTAAAGGCATTGCACTGCTGGAGG aGCTACTGCCCAAAGGAAGCAAAGAGGAACAGCGGGATTATGTCTTCTACCTGGCTGTGGGGAACTACCGGCTCAAG GAATATGAAAAGGCCTTAAAATATGTGCGAGGGCTGTTGCAGACAGAGCCCCAGAACAACCAGGCCAGGGAACTGGAACGGCTCATTGACAAGGCCATGAAGAAAG aTGGACTGGTGGGCATGGCTATTGTTGGAGGCATGGCCCTGGGTGTGGCAGGACTGGCTGGACTGATTGGACTTGCTGTATCCAAGTCCAAATCCTGA